A single region of the Changchengzhania lutea genome encodes:
- a CDS encoding DUF3179 domain-containing protein, whose translation MKKNVFYVLILLFFTSCSSSGENDSFQSNPNNNDGNPSSDNTPNWLIPVSEVRDGGPGKDGIPSIDNPQFITASEANFINASDLVVGIVDGNEARAYPHQILDWHEIVNDDINGNAVTINYCPLTGTAFGWKSESNGVKTTFGVSGLLYNANLILYDRSTDSNWSQLRLECVNGELISQKPKLLNVVETTWDIWKTLYPNTKVLSLQTGFSRQYSVYPYGDYAVNNARFIFRPSILNNDLPNKERVYGIIDDNKSRAYQFSKFGTGKVIKDTFNNKNYVVAGNQSLIYAFELTGDYINLNFEYDFNSSEGVFFKDDEGNKWDVFGKAIAGPRKGETLTGAKSVVSYWFALAVFYPNPLIYQD comes from the coding sequence ATGAAAAAAAATGTTTTTTATGTATTGATTTTATTGTTTTTTACATCATGCAGCAGCAGTGGTGAGAATGATTCTTTTCAGTCAAACCCGAACAACAACGATGGAAACCCTTCAAGTGATAATACACCAAACTGGTTAATTCCAGTTTCGGAAGTTAGAGATGGTGGTCCTGGCAAAGACGGGATACCGTCTATAGATAATCCGCAATTTATTACGGCCAGTGAAGCGAATTTTATAAACGCAAGTGATTTAGTTGTTGGGATTGTAGATGGTAATGAAGCCAGAGCCTATCCCCATCAAATTTTGGATTGGCATGAAATTGTTAATGATGACATTAACGGAAACGCCGTTACTATAAATTATTGCCCGTTAACCGGAACAGCTTTTGGATGGAAAAGTGAATCAAATGGTGTTAAAACAACCTTTGGCGTTTCAGGGTTACTGTACAATGCAAATTTGATTTTGTATGATAGAAGCACAGATAGTAATTGGTCCCAATTACGATTGGAATGTGTAAATGGGGAATTAATTTCACAGAAACCTAAATTATTAAATGTTGTAGAAACAACTTGGGATATTTGGAAAACCCTTTATCCAAATACCAAGGTTTTAAGTTTACAAACTGGATTTTCAAGGCAATATTCGGTGTATCCATATGGAGATTATGCGGTTAATAATGCGCGTTTTATATTCAGGCCATCAATTTTAAACAATGACTTACCAAATAAAGAACGGGTTTATGGCATTATTGATGACAATAAATCTAGAGCTTATCAATTTTCAAAATTTGGTACAGGTAAGGTGATAAAAGATACATTTAATAATAAAAACTATGTAGTAGCGGGAAACCAAAGTTTAATATATGCATTTGAGCTGACAGGAGATTATATTAATTTAAATTTTGAATATGATTTTAATAGTTCTGAAGGGGTCTTTTTTAAAGATGATGAAGGAAATAAATGGGACGTTTTCGGAAAGGCTATTGCTGGACCTAGAAAAGGAGAAACACTTACTGGAGCAAAATCCGTCGTTAGCTATTGGTTTGCCTTGGCTGTATTCTATCCAAACCCATTAATTTATCAGGATTAA
- a CDS encoding Tex family protein: protein MIDQIAYIILNTQLSEESVKNTIDLLNQDCTIPFISRYRKERTGNLDEVQIGDIVKYKEAFETLEKRRSTIVKALIEQDVFTPELEKKIMSAQDLTTLEDLYLPYKKSRKTKAEKARQNGLEPLAKMIMIQNANDMESLALKYVRGEVATTEDALEGALHIIAEWVNERTDIRNNIRQQLERFAMISTKVIKTKADDEKAQKFRDYFDWEEALSRIPSHRLLAILRAEKENFIRVKITIDDERAIDKIENRIIRSHNACAEQIRVAVNDAYKRLLLPSLSNEALQIAKDKADEAAITVFAKNLKQLLLGSPLGEKRVLAIDPGFRTGCKVVCLDAQGQLKYNETIYPHPPKNDSIGAIKKISSLCDAYKIEAIAIGNGTASRETEALIRKVHFKNEIQMFVVSEAGASIYSASKIAREEFPNYDVTVRGAVSIGRRLQDPLAELVKIDAKSIGVGQYQHDVDQTKLQKQLDVVVENCVNSVGVNINTASKPLLSYVSGIGTKLAENIFNYRNEHGAFMSRKGIKKVPRLGEKAFEQGAAFLRIKDAENPLDDSAVHPERYAIVNKMAKDIDASVNDLIGNAVLLEKIDLKKYCTNSVGLPTLQDIVSELEKPGLDIREQAKVFTFNQNIKSINDLRAGQLLPGIVNNITNFGCFVDVGIKESGLIHVSNLSDSFVKDVNAHVSLHQQIIVKVLEVDIPRKRIQLKLHK from the coding sequence ATGATAGACCAAATTGCCTATATAATTTTGAATACACAACTTTCAGAAGAATCTGTAAAGAACACTATAGATTTGTTAAATCAAGATTGTACCATTCCTTTTATATCCCGCTACAGAAAAGAACGAACTGGAAATCTAGATGAAGTTCAAATTGGTGATATTGTAAAATATAAAGAAGCGTTTGAAACCTTAGAAAAGCGACGAAGCACTATTGTAAAAGCCTTAATAGAACAAGACGTTTTTACCCCCGAATTAGAAAAAAAAATAATGAGTGCTCAAGATTTAACGACCCTTGAAGATCTATACTTGCCTTATAAGAAAAGCCGAAAAACCAAAGCCGAAAAAGCAAGACAAAACGGCTTGGAACCTTTGGCAAAAATGATCATGATCCAAAATGCAAATGATATGGAATCCCTAGCCTTAAAATATGTGAGGGGCGAGGTAGCAACTACAGAAGACGCCTTAGAAGGCGCGCTCCATATTATTGCCGAATGGGTAAACGAGCGCACAGATATTAGAAATAATATACGTCAGCAATTAGAACGTTTCGCTATGATTTCCACGAAAGTGATAAAAACAAAAGCGGATGATGAAAAGGCTCAAAAATTTAGAGATTATTTTGATTGGGAAGAAGCTTTAAGTCGAATCCCATCACACCGGTTGTTGGCTATTTTAAGAGCTGAAAAAGAAAACTTCATTCGTGTCAAAATTACAATTGATGATGAACGTGCCATAGATAAGATTGAAAATAGAATAATTAGAAGTCATAACGCCTGTGCAGAACAGATAAGAGTTGCCGTAAACGATGCGTATAAACGACTATTATTGCCATCGTTAAGTAATGAAGCGTTACAAATAGCAAAAGATAAGGCCGATGAAGCAGCCATTACTGTATTTGCCAAAAATCTAAAGCAGTTGTTACTGGGTTCTCCACTGGGAGAAAAACGCGTTCTGGCAATTGATCCAGGATTCAGGACGGGTTGTAAAGTGGTATGTTTAGATGCACAAGGCCAATTGAAGTATAATGAAACCATTTACCCACATCCACCAAAAAATGACAGTATCGGAGCGATAAAAAAAATAAGTTCGCTTTGCGATGCTTATAAAATTGAAGCCATTGCTATTGGTAACGGAACGGCATCACGGGAAACCGAAGCCCTTATTAGAAAAGTGCATTTTAAAAATGAGATACAAATGTTTGTGGTGAGTGAGGCAGGCGCCAGTATTTATTCGGCATCAAAAATTGCTCGTGAAGAATTCCCAAATTACGATGTCACGGTTCGCGGAGCCGTATCTATTGGTAGACGTTTGCAAGACCCCTTAGCCGAATTGGTAAAAATAGACGCGAAATCGATTGGTGTTGGGCAATATCAGCACGATGTCGATCAAACCAAATTGCAAAAGCAGCTGGATGTGGTGGTTGAAAACTGTGTCAATTCTGTAGGTGTCAATATCAATACGGCGAGTAAGCCCTTGTTAAGTTATGTTTCAGGAATTGGAACAAAACTGGCTGAAAACATTTTTAATTACCGAAATGAACATGGCGCATTTATGTCTAGAAAGGGCATTAAAAAGGTGCCGCGATTAGGCGAAAAAGCTTTTGAGCAAGGCGCTGCCTTTTTAAGAATTAAAGACGCGGAAAATCCATTGGATGATTCGGCAGTGCATCCAGAGCGTTATGCTATAGTAAATAAAATGGCAAAAGACATCGATGCATCTGTTAACGATTTAATTGGAAACGCTGTTTTACTTGAAAAAATAGACTTAAAAAAGTATTGTACAAATTCAGTAGGCCTACCAACACTTCAAGATATCGTTTCAGAATTAGAGAAACCGGGTTTAGATATCCGTGAGCAAGCCAAAGTGTTCACCTTTAATCAAAATATAAAAAGCATCAACGATTTAAGAGCGGGTCAGCTCCTACCGGGCATTGTAAATAATATCACCAATTTTGGATGTTTTGTTGATGTAGGTATTAAGGAAAGCGGACTAATTCACGTTTCAAATTTATCAGATTCCTTCGTTAAAGATGTAAATGCACACGTGAGCCTGCATCAGCAAATTATAGTTAAAGTGCTCGAGGTAGATATTCCGCGAAAGCGTATTCAATTAAAACTACACAAATAA
- a CDS encoding helix-turn-helix domain-containing protein yields the protein MKNRSISENLIYQRRLKGYTQEDLSEKTSVGVRTIQRIEKGEVQPHLQTVKLLAVGLDINVDDLIVIENPKEETIQRKWMLLLHGLPFFGLIIPFANVLFPLFIWIHKAEDNKIYDEHGRAVINFHFTMSLLLVISLLAFFPFPGFNFFGTAAVYLYGIVVSIVNIFKALGSGTCKYPLSIPFFKRRRS from the coding sequence ATGAAAAATCGATCCATAAGTGAAAATTTAATATACCAACGAAGGTTAAAAGGGTATACTCAAGAAGATTTATCTGAAAAAACTTCAGTTGGTGTGCGTACAATTCAACGTATAGAAAAAGGGGAAGTCCAACCGCATTTACAAACGGTTAAATTATTGGCAGTTGGACTAGATATAAATGTTGATGATCTTATTGTTATAGAAAACCCAAAGGAAGAAACCATTCAACGCAAATGGATGCTTTTACTTCATGGCTTACCTTTTTTTGGGTTAATCATTCCGTTTGCAAATGTATTGTTTCCTTTGTTTATATGGATTCATAAAGCAGAAGATAATAAAATTTATGACGAGCACGGTAGGGCAGTCATTAATTTTCATTTTACAATGTCGCTGTTGCTTGTAATATCGTTATTAGCCTTTTTCCCGTTTCCAGGATTTAATTTTTTTGGTACGGCAGCTGTTTATTTATATGGTATTGTGGTTAGTATAGTCAATATTTTTAAGGCTTTGGGTTCTGGTACTTGTAAATATCCTTTATCAATTCCTTTTTTTAAGAGGAGGCGTAGCTAA
- the metG gene encoding methionine--tRNA ligase — protein sequence MNKPKRYTITAALPYTNGPIHIGHLAGVYVPADIYARYLRLTGNDVVFICGSDEHGVPITIKAKKEGVSPQDIVDKYHAIIKQSFEDFGITFDNYSRTSAKIHHDTASEFFKTLYDKGEFTEETTEQFYDAEANQFLADRFIVGTCPKCGYEESYGDQCENCGTSHNATDLINPKSAITGNVPTLKETKHWFLPLDKHEDFLKEWILKGHKKDWKPNVYGQVKSWIDDGLRPRAVTRDLDWGIPVPVEGGEGKVLYVWFDAPIGYISSTKEWAEREGKDWEPYWKDKDTKLVHFIGKDNIVFHCIIFPAMLKSEGSYILPENVPANEFLNLEGNKLSTSKNWAVWLPEYLEDFPNQQDVLRYALTANAPETKDNDFTWKDFQARNNNELVAIFGNFINRVVVLTNKYYEGIIPEPSVFLDIDKTTLATVKAFPNVISSSIERYRFREAGQELMNLARLGNKYLADEEPWKVIKLDEARTKTIMYVALQIASALATLSEPFLPFTSEKLRGILNLKQNGNDANEKHDAFVEAMPWYDMVTKDILIPAGHQIGKAEFLFSKIEDETIQKQLDKLIASKKVNEAANKVVEPQKDTITFDDFTKLDIRVGTILEAEKMPKTKKLLVLKVDTGIDVRTIVSGIAESFTAEEVIGKKVTVLVNLAPRDLRGVESQGMILMTESAEGKLVFVNPDDANVNNGLHIS from the coding sequence ATGAACAAACCTAAAAGATATACCATCACTGCAGCATTGCCTTATACTAATGGACCCATACATATTGGGCATTTGGCCGGGGTTTATGTGCCTGCGGATATTTACGCACGCTATTTGCGTTTGACAGGAAATGATGTCGTTTTTATTTGCGGAAGTGACGAGCATGGTGTGCCTATAACCATTAAAGCGAAAAAAGAGGGCGTGTCGCCCCAAGATATTGTCGATAAATACCACGCTATTATCAAGCAGTCTTTTGAGGATTTTGGAATTACCTTCGATAATTATTCGCGAACTTCGGCAAAAATCCATCACGACACCGCATCAGAGTTTTTTAAGACGCTGTATGACAAGGGCGAATTCACTGAAGAAACCACAGAGCAATTTTATGATGCGGAGGCCAATCAGTTTTTGGCCGACCGTTTTATTGTGGGTACCTGCCCAAAATGTGGCTATGAAGAAAGTTATGGCGATCAATGTGAAAATTGCGGAACCAGCCATAACGCGACAGATTTAATCAACCCAAAGTCTGCCATTACAGGTAATGTACCAACATTAAAAGAAACAAAACACTGGTTTTTGCCTTTAGATAAACATGAGGATTTTTTAAAAGAATGGATTTTAAAAGGTCATAAGAAAGATTGGAAACCCAATGTTTACGGACAAGTTAAATCTTGGATTGATGATGGTTTGCGTCCTCGTGCCGTAACTCGCGATTTAGATTGGGGCATCCCCGTTCCTGTTGAAGGCGGCGAAGGCAAAGTCCTCTACGTCTGGTTCGATGCGCCTATTGGTTATATATCATCTACCAAGGAGTGGGCAGAACGAGAAGGGAAAGACTGGGAGCCGTATTGGAAAGATAAGGATACCAAATTAGTGCACTTCATTGGGAAAGACAATATCGTATTTCATTGTATCATTTTCCCAGCGATGTTAAAAAGTGAAGGGTCGTATATTTTACCGGAAAACGTACCGGCCAACGAATTTTTAAACTTAGAAGGAAACAAATTATCAACTTCTAAAAATTGGGCGGTTTGGTTACCTGAATATTTAGAGGATTTTCCAAATCAGCAAGATGTTTTACGCTACGCACTTACTGCAAATGCTCCAGAAACTAAGGATAATGATTTTACTTGGAAAGATTTTCAAGCCCGTAATAATAATGAATTGGTTGCCATTTTTGGGAATTTCATTAATCGGGTGGTTGTTTTAACCAATAAATATTATGAAGGCATTATTCCAGAACCTTCAGTATTTTTAGACATAGATAAAACTACTTTAGCAACGGTTAAAGCATTTCCAAATGTTATTTCAAGTTCCATAGAGCGTTATCGTTTTAGGGAGGCTGGGCAAGAGCTCATGAATTTGGCGCGATTAGGAAACAAATACCTAGCAGATGAAGAGCCCTGGAAAGTCATCAAGCTAGACGAAGCACGCACAAAAACCATCATGTATGTTGCCCTTCAAATTGCATCAGCTCTAGCAACATTGAGCGAGCCCTTTTTACCATTTACTTCTGAAAAACTAAGAGGCATACTTAATTTAAAACAGAACGGCAATGATGCAAACGAAAAGCATGACGCATTTGTAGAAGCAATGCCTTGGTACGATATGGTTACAAAAGACATTCTTATTCCAGCGGGTCACCAAATTGGAAAGGCTGAATTTCTGTTTTCTAAAATTGAAGATGAAACGATTCAGAAACAATTGGATAAATTAATTGCTAGTAAAAAAGTCAATGAAGCAGCTAATAAAGTCGTGGAGCCACAAAAAGACACCATCACTTTTGACGATTTCACAAAACTGGATATTAGGGTAGGCACTATTTTAGAAGCCGAAAAAATGCCGAAAACCAAAAAGCTTTTGGTCTTAAAAGTAGACACGGGCATAGATGTTCGCACTATTGTATCTGGAATTGCCGAAAGTTTTACTGCTGAAGAAGTCATAGGAAAAAAGGTAACGGTACTTGTAAATTTGGCACCGAGAGATTTGAGAGGCGTTGAAAGTCAAGGCATGATTTTAATGACAGAATCCGCTGAGGGTAAATTAGTATTTGTAAACCCAGATGATGCCAACGTAAATAATGGTTTACATATCAGTTAA
- a CDS encoding CPBP family intramembrane glutamic endopeptidase — translation MNRIIKSFPNVSRLVFTVILIIIALFLSSIINFPKLKEVFPFVGVILLIVVNGIMYNTENKNLNELGLNLKKTNLYLLFFGLVLGVLAVFVGYCLKSFLTEDFIQINGSMDYSNILKHIYWVLPTAAVQELICRGYIYKKIISMTNLTVAKIIISMVFIAMHDVFGIGIFGAIFYSISIVIGHLVLATALLKSGTILFAIGIHWGSNIANNKLFTEDKLNSSILYLTKAVQDEPIGFNPIGILLYIIALNIGFIILGICLWKWKKVSSKKEQIHLN, via the coding sequence ATGAATAGAATTATTAAAAGCTTTCCTAACGTTTCAAGGCTCGTATTTACTGTTATACTTATAATTATTGCACTTTTTTTAAGTTCAATAATTAATTTTCCAAAACTTAAAGAAGTATTTCCGTTTGTTGGTGTTATACTTTTGATTGTTGTGAATGGCATAATGTATAATACAGAAAACAAAAACCTTAATGAACTCGGTCTTAACTTAAAAAAAACAAATCTATATTTATTATTTTTTGGACTTGTTCTGGGTGTTTTAGCTGTATTTGTGGGTTATTGCTTAAAATCATTTTTAACTGAAGATTTTATTCAAATAAATGGAAGTATGGACTACTCTAATATTTTAAAGCATATATATTGGGTTTTACCAACAGCTGCGGTGCAAGAATTGATTTGCAGAGGATATATCTATAAAAAAATAATCTCAATGACCAATTTAACCGTTGCTAAAATTATTATATCTATGGTTTTTATAGCCATGCACGATGTTTTTGGGATAGGAATATTTGGAGCAATTTTCTATTCTATTTCTATAGTTATTGGGCATTTGGTTCTTGCTACAGCATTGCTAAAATCAGGTACAATTTTATTTGCTATTGGAATCCATTGGGGTAGTAATATTGCTAATAATAAATTATTTACTGAGGATAAACTCAATTCATCTATCTTATATTTAACAAAAGCAGTTCAAGACGAACCAATAGGATTCAATCCAATTGGGATATTGTTATATATTATAGCCCTAAATATTGGATTTATAATTTTAGGAATTTGTTTATGGAAATGGAAAAAAGTGTCTTCTAAAAAAGAACAAATCCATTTAAATTAA
- a CDS encoding S66 peptidase family protein: MSKITHILFIFCVVFFFGRPTLLSQNNHSKNANILIQPPYLKAGDTVAIVAPSGVLKNRTKEVEQAKTLLKSWGLEVVLGAHVFSKDDHFAGTDNERCEDFQNALDDSKISAIWCARGGYGTVRILDKLNYSKFKQNPKWIIGYSDITALHNQIHNNGYQSIHALMCTSLQDDLSTIENTVSSFKDAIFGKPMHYTLKGSEYNKVGAVTAPLIGGNLTMLHTMLGSETSIDTSGKILFIEEIGEYKYHIDRMLQSLKRAGYFDNCQGVLVGDMSKLRKNTTLWGTSVEQLILDALADYNFPIAFNMPAGHEKDNRAMILGRTVKLIVGKEQSTVVFQN; this comes from the coding sequence ATGTCAAAAATCACACACATCCTATTCATTTTCTGTGTTGTTTTCTTCTTTGGAAGACCAACGCTTTTATCTCAAAATAATCACTCAAAAAACGCTAATATTTTGATACAACCTCCCTATTTAAAAGCCGGCGACACCGTGGCTATTGTAGCACCTTCCGGTGTTTTAAAAAACAGAACGAAAGAGGTAGAACAAGCTAAAACCCTTTTAAAAAGTTGGGGCTTGGAAGTCGTGTTGGGTGCGCATGTTTTTAGTAAAGATGATCATTTTGCAGGCACCGACAACGAACGTTGTGAGGATTTTCAAAACGCCTTAGACGATTCAAAAATCAGTGCGATCTGGTGTGCCCGTGGCGGTTACGGTACGGTGCGCATATTAGATAAATTGAATTATTCAAAATTTAAGCAAAATCCAAAATGGATTATTGGCTACTCTGATATTACCGCGCTTCATAATCAAATTCATAATAATGGCTACCAAAGTATTCATGCCTTAATGTGCACCAGTTTACAAGATGATTTAAGTACAATCGAAAACACCGTTTCTTCCTTTAAAGATGCTATTTTTGGAAAACCGATGCATTATACTTTAAAAGGATCTGAATATAATAAAGTAGGGGCAGTTACAGCGCCTTTGATTGGTGGAAATTTAACGATGTTACACACCATGTTAGGGTCTGAGACAAGTATTGATACTTCAGGAAAAATTCTTTTTATTGAAGAAATTGGCGAGTACAAATACCATATTGATCGTATGCTTCAAAGCCTAAAGCGTGCTGGCTATTTTGATAATTGCCAAGGCGTTTTGGTAGGCGATATGAGTAAATTGAGAAAGAACACCACCCTTTGGGGAACTTCTGTTGAACAATTGATTCTAGATGCGTTGGCAGATTATAATTTTCCGATTGCGTTTAATATGCCCGCGGGACATGAAAAAGATAATCGTGCCATGATATTGGGTAGGACTGTTAAGCTGATAGTGGGCAAGGAGCAGTCTACAGTCGTTTTTCAAAACTAA
- a CDS encoding tellurite resistance TerB family protein, with amino-acid sequence MSFADLFDSGFKKRNEDHFASIVRVAMDDGIISEAEKDFLDRLARNLSIGENDYKIILKDYKSHPINPPHSYDIRLERLYDLARMVYVDHIEGDDERAILTKVSVGLGFRPDNVKYVVDKALTLVSNGVDLDTFINEIKNMNR; translated from the coding sequence ATGTCATTTGCAGATTTATTTGATAGTGGATTTAAAAAACGTAATGAAGATCATTTTGCATCTATTGTGCGTGTCGCCATGGATGATGGAATTATTTCTGAGGCAGAAAAGGATTTCTTAGATCGTTTAGCACGCAATTTGAGTATTGGTGAGAATGATTATAAGATTATTTTAAAGGATTACAAATCACATCCTATAAATCCTCCACATTCTTATGATATACGTTTAGAACGTTTATACGATTTAGCACGAATGGTTTATGTGGATCATATTGAAGGGGATGATGAAAGAGCGATATTAACAAAAGTGTCTGTAGGCCTAGGGTTTCGTCCTGATAATGTAAAATATGTGGTTGACAAGGCTTTGACTTTGGTGAGCAACGGTGTAGATTTAGACACCTTCATTAATGAAATAAAAAATATGAATAGGTAA
- a CDS encoding lipocalin family protein translates to MKKLQILFLLLAISLASCGTSKTVRESKKVLKGNWTLNSIDYSKTGSYNVTLLNDVSKECFENSTWQFIPNNNTGIYSITDSACATGDRNFNFTILEVDEASGTFNFLLKPTNEKGKSETNQGFRLKLTVLTESIMQWQQTVTVDGTPFIINMNFTKL, encoded by the coding sequence ATGAAAAAACTCCAAATTTTATTTTTATTGTTAGCCATATCGCTAGCATCGTGCGGTACATCTAAAACCGTTAGAGAATCGAAAAAAGTCCTTAAAGGAAACTGGACATTGAATTCAATTGATTATAGTAAAACAGGATCATATAATGTGACGTTGTTGAACGATGTTTCAAAAGAATGCTTTGAAAACAGTACCTGGCAGTTCATTCCTAACAATAATACAGGAATCTATTCCATAACAGATAGTGCTTGTGCAACTGGTGATAGAAATTTTAATTTCACCATATTAGAAGTAGACGAAGCTTCGGGTACATTTAACTTCTTATTGAAACCAACCAATGAAAAAGGGAAATCGGAAACCAATCAAGGGTTCAGATTAAAATTAACGGTCCTTACAGAATCCATTATGCAATGGCAACAAACCGTAACTGTTGATGGCACGCCCTTTATAATTAACATGAACTTTACAAAACTTTAA
- a CDS encoding transporter has translation MYPQRFIILIVLLLFLNVNAQTCCSGGIPLSNNIGLPNYEKGTLQVGLSYDYNNLNTLNEGSNTLNDNSRLRITHSVLLNTSYSITDHLSAEGLFTWVSQRRKITQFGNQNLDKTSGVGDAVILMKYNFNKVLGASSSFALGLGAKLPLGSSTKKNNQGITLNADLQPGSNAWDVIYWLSSSKNFDFRPSFTFSTRFTYRGTGTNNTYLENSTYKFGNEFQAFLGFSDEFLLLKTIVNTSISFKYRNAIKDKIDGFDLDNTGGDWVFLIPSFSMALSPNLSFSVKAELPLYSHVDGTQLTPTYRLTTGLLYRIKPRLKLGLINI, from the coding sequence ATGTATCCACAGCGTTTCATTATCTTAATAGTCCTTTTGTTATTTCTTAATGTGAACGCACAGACATGTTGCTCAGGAGGTATTCCTCTTTCAAATAATATAGGATTGCCTAATTATGAAAAAGGAACGCTTCAAGTCGGATTATCTTATGATTATAATAATTTAAACACCTTAAATGAAGGTAGTAATACATTAAATGATAATTCCAGACTACGAATAACACATTCTGTTTTATTAAATACGAGTTATTCTATAACCGACCATCTTTCTGCGGAAGGATTATTCACTTGGGTTAGCCAACGAAGAAAAATCACACAATTTGGTAATCAAAATTTAGATAAAACCTCAGGCGTTGGGGATGCTGTTATTTTAATGAAGTATAACTTTAACAAGGTTTTAGGCGCATCCAGTAGTTTTGCATTAGGGTTGGGAGCAAAACTACCGTTAGGATCATCAACTAAAAAAAACAATCAGGGCATTACATTAAATGCCGATTTACAACCTGGCAGCAATGCTTGGGATGTTATTTATTGGCTATCGTCATCAAAAAACTTCGATTTTAGACCTTCATTTACCTTTTCCACTAGGTTTACATACCGAGGGACAGGAACAAACAACACCTATTTAGAAAATTCAACTTACAAGTTCGGAAACGAATTTCAAGCCTTTTTGGGGTTTTCTGATGAATTTTTACTCTTAAAAACCATAGTTAACACAAGTATTTCCTTTAAATATAGAAATGCCATAAAAGATAAAATTGATGGCTTTGATTTAGATAATACGGGAGGGGATTGGGTGTTTTTAATACCCAGTTTTTCAATGGCACTTTCTCCGAATTTAAGTTTTTCAGTAAAAGCGGAATTACCACTTTATAGTCATGTGGATGGCACCCAGTTAACACCAACATATAGACTTACTACAGGATTGTTATATAGAATAAAACCCAGACTTAAGTTAGGTCTAATAAATATTTAA
- a CDS encoding OmpA family protein → MKTILNKIGMPFLALILVLSFTNCKSVENANNKQKGAVIGAAGGAVLGAIIGNNVGKGGNGELGAVIGGVVGGTAGVLIGKKMDKQAQQIEEEIPGAKVERVDDGIVVTFDEGSGVYFATNKYNVNEASQTTLNKLAGVFKEYPDTNILVVGHTDSAGDADYNMTLSKNRANAVTHYLTDKGLSSGRFTTNWFGETQPMHDNSTAEGRAKNRRVNVAILPNEKMVEDAKQESGN, encoded by the coding sequence ATGAAAACAATCTTAAATAAAATCGGAATGCCATTTTTGGCATTAATACTGGTACTTAGTTTTACCAATTGTAAATCAGTGGAAAATGCGAATAATAAACAAAAAGGCGCTGTTATTGGTGCTGCAGGTGGTGCAGTTTTAGGTGCTATAATTGGCAATAATGTTGGAAAAGGTGGTAATGGCGAATTAGGAGCTGTTATTGGCGGGGTTGTTGGTGGAACTGCCGGCGTATTGATCGGTAAGAAAATGGACAAGCAAGCGCAACAAATAGAAGAAGAGATTCCAGGTGCTAAAGTAGAGCGTGTAGACGATGGTATTGTAGTGACTTTTGACGAAGGTAGTGGCGTGTATTTCGCAACGAATAAATACAACGTTAATGAAGCTTCACAAACCACTTTAAACAAGTTGGCTGGCGTGTTTAAAGAATATCCGGATACAAATATTTTAGTCGTTGGGCATACAGACAGTGCTGGAGATGCTGATTATAACATGACTTTGTCTAAAAATAGAGCAAACGCTGTAACACATTATCTTACAGATAAAGGATTGAGCAGTGGCAGATTCACAACCAACTGGTTTGGAGAAACACAACCTATGCATGATAACTCTACTGCTGAAGGACGTGCGAAGAATAGACGTGTTAATGTAGCCATTCTTCCAAATGAAAAGATGGTAGAAGATGCTAAGCAAGAATCTGGAAATTAA